The Thermococcus alcaliphilus sequence GTTGAGGAAGTTACAACATCGGCTCCTTCTCTAAGTGGGTCTTGGAACTTTCCTCCCGCTATTAATCCCAAAACGTGGGCTGCGTCATACATTACATAAGCGCCAACTTCTTTAGCCACTGGAGCAAGCTCCTTAACTGGGTGTGGGAACGGGAACAATGAACCACCGAAGACAACTATCTTGGGTTCGAGCTCTCTAATCATTTGGGCTGCCTTGTCAACATCGATGTTAAATTCTTCGTTATCAAAAGGCCATGTGTGAACCTCCAATCCCCTCATACCAGCTGCTCCAAAGGGCATGTGGCTTATGTGCCCACCGTGGGAGGTATGGAGAACAATAGCCCTATCGCCCGCATTTGTTAGTCCAAAAAATGCAGCTTGGTTTGCGTTAGTTCCAGAGATTGGTCTTAGATCTGCGAAATCGCTCTTGAAGAGTTTGCAGAAGAGGTCAACTCCTATAAGTTCAACTTCATCGACGTACTTACATCCCTGATAATACCTCTGTCTTGGCCATCCTTCGGCGTATTTGTGCATAAAACCGCTTGCCACAGCCCTTGTAACGCTTGGGGAAGTCACGTTTTCACTTGCAATCAAATTTATTGTTGATGCTCTCCACTTTTCGTGCATCTCAACAAATTCCAAAACCTTGTCTCTATACATCTGGTAGCTCATGATATCACCCCAGTGCTTTCTTGCATGTGATATTTTACATCCATGTAATTTAAATCTTGCCGTTAGAATACCTTTAAAAATTTCAAGGGGGAATTAGAAAGCGATGTCCTATGATGGAGGAAGCTGCCAAATTGATAGCCCATTCCCGATTTTTAATAGCTTTTACCGGAGCTGGAATAAGTGCAGAAAGCGGAATACCAACTTTTAGAGACAAAGGCGGTCTGTGGGAGAAGTATAGAGTGGAGGAGGTAGCTACCCCAGAGGCGTTTAGAAGAAATCCCAGACTTGTATGGGAGTTTTACAAGATGAGAATGAGGCTTATGGAGGAGGCAAAGCCTAACAGGGCTCATTTGGCATTGGCAGAGCTTGAGAAAATGGGTCTTTTAAAAGCTGTCATAACTCAAAACATTGACAACCTCCACAGAGAAGCTGGAAACAAAAACGTTGTAGAGCTTCATGGGAACATTTATCGAGTTAAGTGCACCAGCTGTGCTTATAGGGAAAATCTCCTTGACTCAGGAAGGCTTGAGGAGTTCTTGGAAGAAGAGGGCTTACCCAAATGCCCGGAGTGCGGTTCCCTCTTAAGGCCGGATGTTGTCTGGTTTGGGGAACCTCTCCCTCAAGAAGCCCTTCAAAAAGCCTTTAAGCTTGCCGAAAGGGCTGACGTTTGTTTGGTCATTGGGACGAGC is a genomic window containing:
- the glyA gene encoding serine hydroxymethyltransferase → MSYQMYRDKVLEFVEMHEKWRASTINLIASENVTSPSVTRAVASGFMHKYAEGWPRQRYYQGCKYVDEVELIGVDLFCKLFKSDFADLRPISGTNANQAAFFGLTNAGDRAIVLHTSHGGHISHMPFGAAGMRGLEVHTWPFDNEEFNIDVDKAAQMIRELEPKIVVFGGSLFPFPHPVKELAPVAKEVGAYVMYDAAHVLGLIAGGKFQDPLREGADVVTSSTHKTFPGPQGGVILYKDLGEDTAKLQWAIFPGVLSNHHLHHMAGKVITAAEMLEFGKAYAEQIVKNAKALAEALAEEGFKVIGEDKGYTESHQVIVDVSELHEAGGGWAAPLLEEAGIILNKNLLPWDPLEKVNTPSGLRIGVQEMTRVGMMEDDMKEIARFMRRVLLDKEDPKKVEKEVFEFRRQFQKVYYSFDYGLPMKE
- the cobB gene encoding NAD-dependent protein deacetylase; the protein is MMEEAAKLIAHSRFLIAFTGAGISAESGIPTFRDKGGLWEKYRVEEVATPEAFRRNPRLVWEFYKMRMRLMEEAKPNRAHLALAELEKMGLLKAVITQNIDNLHREAGNKNVVELHGNIYRVKCTSCAYRENLLDSGRLEEFLEEEGLPKCPECGSLLRPDVVWFGEPLPQEALQKAFKLAERADVCLVIGTSGQVFPAAYVPYIVKENGGYVIEINPKESGITPIADIFLKGFAGETMEHLILSG